The genomic stretch ACATTTGCCGAGAGTCTTGGCGGGGTAGAAAGTTTTATTACTTACCCGACCACACAGACGCATGCAGACATACCCGTTGAAGAAAGAGAAGCCAGAGGTATTTGTGATCGGCTGCTTCGTTTCTCAGTCGGAATTGAAGAGGCAGAAGATTTGATTGCTGATTTGCAGCAGGCTTTTGCTAATTTGGATTAGGAGGTCATCTTATGTATAAACAACAAACAGAAACAACGTGTATCCGCGGAACACATAGAGAACAGCGCACAGGTGCGGTGAATGTGCCAATCTATTTATCTTCTACTTTTCATCAGGAGAGCTTTGACGACTTTGGTCCTTTTGATTACAGCCGCTCGGGTAATCCGACTCGCGAAGCATTGGAACAAAAAGCGGCAGAGCTGGAAGGAGGCACGCGCGCCCTGGCATTTTCATCTGGCATGGCCGCTATATCTTCTGCATTCATGCTGCTGTCAGCAGGGGATCATGTCATTGTGACAGAGGATGTGTACGGGGGAACATACCGTTTTGTAAGTGAAATTCTGCCTAAATTCCAAATTAGTTACTCTTTCGTTGATTTGACAGATCAGACTGCTGTGAGAGAAGCCATTCGTCCAAATACAAAAGTAATCTACCTGGAGACACCTTCAAATCCTTGCTTGAAAGTGACAGATATCCGTGCCATTGTTCAGCTGGCCAGACAGCATGATTGCTTAACATTTTTGGACAATACATTTTTGACGCCGCTGTATCAGCAGCCCTTGTCACTTGGAGTAGATGTGGTGATTCATAGCGCCACGAAGTTTCTGTCTGGTCACAGTGACATCATTGCCGGTCTCACAATTACAAAGGATGAGGAACTTGG from Terribacillus sp. DMT04 encodes the following:
- a CDS encoding aminotransferase class I/II-fold pyridoxal phosphate-dependent enzyme, giving the protein MYKQQTETTCIRGTHREQRTGAVNVPIYLSSTFHQESFDDFGPFDYSRSGNPTREALEQKAAELEGGTRALAFSSGMAAISSAFMLLSAGDHVIVTEDVYGGTYRFVSEILPKFQISYSFVDLTDQTAVREAIRPNTKVIYLETPSNPCLKVTDIRAIVQLARQHDCLTFLDNTFLTPLYQQPLSLGVDVVIHSATKFLSGHSDIIAGLTITKDEELGSRLAFIQNTFGAILGAQDSYLLLQGMKTLGARLHQSSSTAERVAGFLLAHPLVENVYYPGLPNHQGHDIHKGQASGDGAVLSFVLPSREHAKAFVEQLQIPIFAVSLGAVESILSYPASMSHAAMPEAERKKRGITDGLLRLSVGLEHADDLLEDLQQALAAAAQVTETIKP